From Candidatus Manganitrophus morganii, the proteins below share one genomic window:
- a CDS encoding exodeoxyribonuclease VII small subunit, producing the protein MLILRGDGTGIGVANLKFEEALSRLEEAVKSLEKGDLPLEESLKVFEEGVRLSKNCLKMLEEAEKKVEILVQEKDGKRKGRLFEMKQSPAVDESSTSGTKERPPHG; encoded by the coding sequence ATGCTGATTTTGCGGGGGGATGGAACCGGGATAGGCGTGGCGAATTTGAAATTTGAAGAGGCTCTTTCTCGGTTGGAAGAAGCGGTGAAATCGCTCGAAAAAGGAGACCTCCCGTTGGAGGAATCTCTCAAGGTCTTCGAAGAGGGGGTTCGCCTTTCAAAGAATTGTCTGAAGATGCTCGAGGAGGCCGAAAAGAAGGTTGAGATCCTTGTCCAAGAGAAAGATGGAAAACGGAAAGGGCGACTTTTCGAAATGAAGCAATCGCCGGCGGTTGACGAATCGTCAACGTCCGGAACGAAGGAGCGCCCGCCTCATGGATAA
- a CDS encoding polyprenyl synthetase family protein, with amino-acid sequence MDKDPLKKYLRDRQAEVDQLLHSYLPGAKCPPPLIHEAIRYSLFAGGKRLRPILCLAAAESVGGRREVVLPFAAAIELIHTYSLVHDDLPAMDNDTYRRGKLTNHKMFGESTAILAGDALLTAAFTLMAEKGVAGTISHKKILSVILELGSAAGSTGMVGGQLVDIQSEGKKSIDQDELHYIHTHKTGALIRASVRIGGILGGASSKKLTALTRYGEKIGLAFQIADDILDVEGEEKEMGKSVGQDQAKEKWTYPRLIGLERAKKEAHVLVEEALGELNGFGPEADPLRGLALYMIERKK; translated from the coding sequence ATGGATAAAGATCCACTGAAGAAGTATCTCCGCGATCGACAGGCGGAGGTCGACCAGCTTCTTCACTCGTATCTTCCGGGGGCGAAGTGCCCCCCGCCATTGATCCATGAGGCGATCCGCTATTCTCTTTTTGCAGGGGGAAAACGGCTTCGGCCGATTCTTTGTCTTGCGGCGGCGGAGTCGGTCGGCGGGAGAAGGGAGGTTGTCCTCCCCTTTGCGGCGGCGATCGAACTGATCCATACCTACTCGCTCGTCCATGACGATCTCCCGGCGATGGATAATGATACCTACCGCCGCGGTAAATTGACGAATCATAAGATGTTCGGGGAGAGCACGGCGATTCTGGCGGGGGACGCCCTTCTGACCGCCGCCTTCACCCTGATGGCCGAGAAGGGGGTCGCCGGCACGATCTCCCATAAGAAGATTCTCTCGGTGATTCTCGAGTTGGGATCGGCGGCCGGGAGCACCGGGATGGTCGGCGGGCAGCTGGTCGATATCCAATCGGAGGGAAAGAAATCGATCGACCAGGATGAACTCCACTATATCCACACCCACAAGACGGGAGCGCTGATCCGGGCCTCGGTTCGAATCGGCGGGATTCTCGGCGGCGCCTCGTCCAAAAAGCTCACCGCGCTGACCCGATATGGGGAGAAGATCGGTCTTGCCTTCCAGATCGCCGATGATATCCTCGATGTCGAAGGGGAAGAGAAGGAGATGGGGAAGTCGGTCGGCCAGGATCAGGCGAAGGAGAAGTGGACCTATCCTCGGCTCATCGGATTGGAGCGGGCGAAGAAAGAGGCCCATGTTTTGGTCGAAGAGGCTTTGGGAGAATTGAACGGCTTCGGGCCGGAAGCCGATCCGCTTCGGGGCTTGGCGCTCTACATGATCGAGCGGAAGAAGTAA
- the dxs gene encoding 1-deoxy-D-xylulose-5-phosphate synthase → MGLLDQINSPKDLKAVPREALTQLAQEVREKILAVIADKGGHLGASLGTVELAIALHTVFDPPQDRLVWDTGHQAYPHKLLTGRRDFFHTLRQYQGISGFLSRAESPYDTFGAGHAGTAISAALGMVEARDHQEGKYHVVAIIGDGAMTAGMAYEALNHAGALRRNMIVVLNDNEMSISKNVGAISAYLARIITGPLYTKVRNETAELLKNIPKIGGPMLKAARRAEESVKGLITPGLLFEEMGFRYIGPIDGHRLDHLLTTFENVKQLEGPLLVHLITKKGKGYAPAEGDPAGFHGTAAFDLSTGVAKKKSSAPSYTGIFAKQLIALAKEDRRIVAITAAMPEGTGLSKFAKEFPDRFYDVGIAEQHAVTLAAGMAADGLRPVVAIYSTFLQRAFDQIVHDVALQNLPVVFCLDRAGLVGEDGPTHNGVFDIAYLKGIPNMVLMAPKDENELQQMLATAVKHPGPSAIRYPRGEAVGVPLEEPAMPLQIGKGELLRGDLTTDGLVENEAASREIDVALVALGNMVYPSLAAAALLEREGISVAVVNARFIKPIDRELLVSIAHRCRRIVTVEEHVLAGGFGESVLALLEEEKGTGRIPAVDVRRIGLPDQFVEHGAQRILREKLGLDAERIAASVLDFVKLGIVASPQNEDRAIRLGK, encoded by the coding sequence ATGGGGCTTTTGGATCAGATCAACAGTCCGAAGGATTTGAAGGCGGTTCCGCGGGAGGCGCTCACGCAGCTTGCGCAAGAGGTTCGGGAGAAGATCCTGGCGGTGATCGCGGACAAAGGGGGCCATCTCGGGGCGAGTCTCGGAACGGTCGAGTTGGCCATTGCCCTGCATACGGTCTTCGATCCCCCCCAGGACCGGCTCGTTTGGGACACCGGACATCAAGCCTATCCCCATAAACTTCTCACCGGGAGGCGCGATTTCTTTCACACCCTTCGTCAATACCAGGGGATCAGCGGGTTTCTCTCGCGGGCAGAGAGCCCCTATGATACTTTCGGCGCCGGCCATGCCGGCACGGCGATCTCCGCCGCCCTCGGCATGGTGGAAGCGCGGGATCATCAGGAGGGAAAATATCATGTCGTCGCAATCATCGGCGACGGCGCCATGACCGCCGGAATGGCCTATGAGGCGCTCAACCACGCGGGGGCGCTCCGGCGCAACATGATCGTCGTCCTCAACGACAACGAGATGTCGATCTCGAAAAATGTCGGCGCGATCTCAGCCTATCTGGCGCGGATCATCACCGGTCCGCTTTATACCAAAGTCCGAAACGAGACGGCGGAGCTCTTGAAGAACATCCCGAAGATCGGCGGGCCGATGCTCAAGGCGGCCCGCCGGGCCGAGGAATCGGTGAAGGGATTGATCACCCCCGGGCTTCTCTTCGAGGAGATGGGCTTTCGATACATCGGTCCGATCGACGGACACCGGCTCGATCACCTGTTGACCACCTTTGAGAACGTCAAGCAGCTGGAAGGGCCGCTGCTGGTCCATCTGATCACCAAGAAGGGGAAGGGGTACGCCCCGGCCGAAGGGGATCCGGCCGGCTTTCACGGCACCGCCGCATTCGATCTTTCGACCGGCGTGGCCAAGAAGAAGTCTTCGGCCCCGAGCTACACCGGGATCTTTGCAAAACAGCTGATCGCGCTGGCGAAGGAAGACCGCCGGATCGTCGCGATCACCGCGGCGATGCCGGAAGGGACCGGCCTCAGCAAGTTCGCGAAGGAATTCCCCGATCGCTTTTACGACGTCGGCATCGCGGAGCAGCATGCGGTCACCCTGGCGGCCGGAATGGCGGCGGACGGTCTTCGTCCGGTGGTGGCGATCTACTCGACCTTCTTGCAGCGCGCCTTCGATCAAATCGTCCACGATGTCGCCCTCCAGAATCTGCCGGTTGTTTTTTGTCTCGATCGGGCCGGACTGGTCGGCGAAGACGGCCCGACCCACAACGGCGTCTTCGACATCGCTTACCTCAAAGGGATCCCGAACATGGTCCTGATGGCCCCGAAAGATGAAAATGAGCTCCAGCAGATGCTCGCCACGGCGGTCAAACATCCCGGGCCGTCGGCGATCCGTTATCCGCGGGGGGAGGCGGTCGGTGTTCCGCTGGAAGAGCCGGCGATGCCGCTTCAAATCGGAAAAGGGGAACTTCTCCGGGGCGATTTAACGACGGATGGCCTGGTCGAAAATGAAGCGGCCAGCCGGGAGATCGACGTCGCATTGGTGGCGCTCGGCAATATGGTCTATCCTTCGCTTGCGGCCGCCGCCCTTTTGGAGCGGGAGGGGATCTCCGTCGCGGTCGTCAATGCCCGCTTCATTAAACCGATCGATCGGGAGCTTCTGGTTTCGATTGCGCATCGCTGCCGCCGGATCGTCACGGTGGAAGAGCATGTCCTGGCGGGCGGGTTCGGAGAGTCGGTTCTCGCTCTTCTCGAAGAGGAGAAGGGAACCGGACGGATTCCCGCGGTCGATGTTCGGCGGATCGGACTTCCCGATCAGTTCGTCGAACATGGGGCGCAGCGGATCCTTCGCGAGAAACTCGGACTCGACGCAGAGCGCATCGCCGCCTCCGTTCTCGACTTCGTTAAGCTCGGGATCGTCGCCTCTCCTCAAAATGAAGATCGGGCGATTCGATTAGGGAAATGA
- a CDS encoding TlyA family RNA methyltransferase: MMSARSAKPKERLDLLLQSRGLAESRERARSLILSGSVLVDGKKIEKAGAQVKEDAEIVLLGPVSPYVSRGGIKLEGALNAFHLDPSGKVVIDVGASTGGFTDCLLQRGAARVYAVDVGYGQLAWRLRQDPRVIVLERRNIRTLPPEVIPEPIDLATIDVSFISLEKVIPAVIPFLKPRGEIVALVKPQFEVGKGEVGRGGIVRSSEKHRSVLDRIYSQAEGWGLQIGGSIPSPILGQKGNAEFLVYFRRTEAGEQTREEFGARNGE; this comes from the coding sequence ATGATGTCGGCTCGGTCGGCCAAACCGAAAGAACGCCTCGATCTCCTATTGCAATCGCGTGGACTGGCCGAGAGCCGGGAGCGGGCGCGAAGCCTGATCCTGAGCGGATCGGTTTTGGTCGACGGGAAAAAAATCGAAAAGGCAGGGGCCCAGGTAAAGGAAGACGCGGAGATCGTTCTCCTCGGTCCGGTCTCTCCTTACGTCAGCCGGGGTGGAATCAAGCTCGAGGGGGCCCTAAACGCGTTCCATTTGGATCCCTCCGGGAAGGTGGTGATCGACGTCGGCGCGTCGACCGGCGGTTTTACCGACTGTCTTTTACAGCGGGGGGCGGCTCGCGTCTACGCGGTCGATGTCGGCTACGGCCAGCTCGCCTGGCGGCTTCGACAAGATCCCCGCGTGATTGTTTTGGAGCGCCGCAACATCCGGACCCTTCCTCCGGAGGTGATTCCGGAGCCGATTGATCTGGCGACGATCGATGTTTCGTTCATCTCATTGGAGAAGGTGATTCCCGCGGTGATTCCTTTTCTGAAACCGCGGGGCGAAATTGTCGCATTGGTCAAGCCGCAGTTTGAGGTCGGGAAGGGGGAGGTCGGCCGGGGAGGAATTGTTCGGAGCTCCGAAAAGCACCGGAGCGTGTTGGATCGAATATACAGTCAGGCCGAGGGGTGGGGACTTCAGATCGGCGGGTCGATTCCCTCGCCGATTCTTGGGCAAAAAGGAAACGCCGAATTTCTGGTATATTTTAGAAGGACCGAGGCAGGAGAGCAGACGCGTGAGGAATTCGGAGCGCGGAATGGGGAATGA
- a CDS encoding NAD-dependent epimerase/dehydratase family protein: protein MKVLVTGGAGFIGSHLVDRLIQEGHEVVVVDNLSTGKKKNIHKEAKFYKLDILSDRLERIFQKEKPEVVSHHAAQMDVRRSVADPAFDAQSNIIGLLNLLECAVRNGARRVVFASSGGAIYGDQQVFPAPEEHPTHPLSPYGVSKLSSEHYLYYYQKVCGLDYSALRYANVYGPRQDPFGEAGVVAIFTQKMLRGEQPVINGNGMQTRDYVFVEDVIEANMAVIHSQVNDTFNVGTGKETSVNQLFRHLLDITGAEAKEIHGPEKKGEQVRSCLECQKIHKTLDWEPRVPLQEGLMKTVDYFKNA from the coding sequence ATGAAAGTGTTGGTGACGGGGGGGGCTGGGTTTATCGGTTCTCATCTGGTCGATCGGTTGATCCAAGAGGGACATGAGGTGGTGGTGGTCGATAATCTCTCGACCGGCAAGAAAAAGAACATCCACAAAGAAGCGAAGTTTTACAAGCTCGATATCCTGAGCGATCGTCTGGAGCGGATTTTTCAGAAGGAAAAGCCCGAGGTGGTCAGCCACCATGCGGCGCAGATGGATGTCCGCCGGTCGGTGGCCGATCCGGCCTTCGACGCCCAGTCGAATATCATCGGCCTCCTGAATCTGTTGGAGTGCGCCGTTCGAAACGGCGCCCGGCGGGTCGTTTTCGCTTCATCCGGCGGCGCCATCTACGGCGATCAACAGGTCTTTCCGGCGCCGGAGGAGCATCCGACCCATCCGCTCTCGCCGTACGGCGTCAGCAAGCTGTCGAGCGAGCACTACCTCTATTATTATCAGAAGGTCTGCGGCCTCGATTATTCCGCGTTGAGATACGCCAACGTCTATGGACCGAGGCAGGACCCGTTCGGGGAAGCGGGGGTGGTCGCGATCTTCACCCAAAAGATGCTTCGCGGAGAGCAGCCGGTCATCAATGGAAATGGAATGCAAACCCGAGACTATGTATTTGTGGAAGATGTCATCGAGGCCAACATGGCGGTGATCCACAGCCAGGTCAACGATACGTTCAACGTCGGAACCGGCAAGGAGACCTCGGTCAATCAGCTCTTCCGTCATCTTCTCGACATTACCGGCGCGGAGGCGAAAGAGATCCACGGTCCGGAGAAGAAGGGAGAACAGGTCCGGAGCTGCCTCGAATGCCAGAAAATTCATAAAACGCTCGATTGGGAGCCGCGCGTCCCGCTACAAGAGGGTCTGATGAAGACCGTCGATTATTTTAAGAATGCCTAA
- a CDS encoding cohesin domain-containing protein — MQENRGRVSITIGAALFFFLLSGCFTSKQVRLADEFSKEKRWEEAYQIYSEELKKDPFNQKLKQKMDEAKIKAAAVHADRAKALLSQKNLPVALEEIKRAMLLDPSRAEYQDLFAKTLRKKEAEDHFSLGQKLLKAERFGEAIEFLERALERDPTLPQGAEILAQARKGQRTVGDEADELSLKSTQPITLKFQNARLKEVFELLAKSAGINILFDKDVRDETISIFVKDASFKEALNLILSTNNLFMKRISEETILVIPKTKQKVDQYQDLIIRTFYLSNVRAKDMVNLLRTMLETRRVFVNDELNTIVIRDTPEKVKLAEKIIEANDRKVAEVMFEVEILEMNRTKGSRIGWNFSDGRVSGFISDDETPGAFSLQELRDLNDSAIFLILPSILVDFFKQESEAQTLANPRIRVMDNKSAKINIGDRVPILLSTTTSNPTTSTVIGGATTTTSIEFKDVGIKLTIEPNIHLTNDVTMKLNLEVTSLGDLVNLGNGQQQFRFGNRNTETVLNVRDGETVVISGLVRDDERTTTNKIPGLGDIPLIGRLFSNVEKNKAKTDIVMTITPRIIRTFETPEKPLQSFWSGTEETYSTRPLFSEFPTVGEVRSEPEGVPSAPVPSAPLPPSGQSRTAPIQPQSETRLVPILSVLPRESTTTVNGPVNIEVRVDNAKDLSSATMSIAFDPTVLTLKEVVEGDFMKKDGKNVSLVSSTPPNGGAVDVQINRVTDEKGISGSGTLFTLVFEGQRAGASSRVDFRNVRLLNPSRGPINADIFPGLINVR, encoded by the coding sequence GTGCAAGAAAACCGGGGTCGTGTATCAATAACCATTGGGGCGGCCCTTTTCTTTTTCCTTCTTTCCGGTTGTTTTACCTCCAAGCAGGTGCGTCTCGCCGATGAATTTTCCAAGGAAAAACGCTGGGAAGAAGCCTATCAGATCTATTCGGAAGAGCTCAAGAAAGACCCCTTCAATCAAAAGCTCAAGCAGAAGATGGACGAGGCCAAGATAAAAGCGGCCGCCGTTCATGCCGACCGGGCCAAAGCGTTGCTCAGCCAAAAAAATCTTCCGGTTGCTCTGGAGGAAATCAAGCGGGCGATGCTCCTCGATCCGAGCCGGGCGGAGTACCAGGATCTTTTCGCCAAGACCCTCCGGAAAAAAGAGGCGGAAGATCATTTCTCGCTCGGACAAAAACTGCTGAAGGCCGAGCGATTCGGCGAGGCGATCGAATTTCTCGAGCGGGCGCTGGAGCGCGACCCGACCCTCCCCCAAGGCGCGGAGATCCTGGCGCAGGCGAGAAAAGGACAGCGGACCGTGGGGGATGAAGCCGATGAGCTCTCTCTTAAATCGACCCAGCCGATCACGCTCAAGTTCCAGAATGCGCGGCTGAAGGAGGTTTTCGAGCTCTTGGCGAAATCGGCGGGGATCAACATTCTTTTCGACAAAGACGTCCGGGATGAAACGATCAGCATTTTCGTCAAAGATGCCAGCTTCAAAGAGGCGCTGAATCTGATTTTGTCGACCAACAATCTCTTCATGAAGAGGATCAGCGAGGAGACGATCCTGGTCATTCCCAAGACCAAACAAAAGGTCGATCAATACCAGGACCTGATCATCCGGACCTTTTATCTCTCGAATGTCCGGGCGAAGGATATGGTCAACCTGCTCCGGACGATGCTGGAGACCCGGCGCGTCTTCGTCAACGACGAATTGAACACCATCGTCATTCGGGATACCCCCGAAAAGGTCAAGCTGGCGGAGAAGATCATCGAGGCGAACGATCGGAAGGTGGCCGAGGTGATGTTCGAGGTCGAAATCTTGGAGATGAACCGGACGAAGGGTTCGAGAATCGGCTGGAACTTCAGCGACGGCCGGGTTTCCGGTTTTATCAGCGACGACGAGACGCCCGGGGCGTTCAGCCTTCAAGAATTGCGGGACCTCAACGATTCGGCCATCTTCCTGATTCTTCCCTCGATCTTGGTCGATTTCTTCAAGCAGGAGTCGGAGGCGCAGACCCTGGCGAATCCGCGCATCCGGGTCATGGACAACAAGAGCGCGAAGATCAACATCGGCGATCGGGTTCCGATCCTCCTCTCGACGACCACTTCGAACCCGACGACCTCCACGGTGATCGGGGGAGCGACCACGACCACCTCGATTGAATTCAAGGACGTCGGCATCAAGCTGACGATCGAGCCGAACATCCATCTGACCAATGATGTCACGATGAAGCTCAATCTGGAGGTCACCTCCCTCGGCGATCTGGTTAACTTGGGAAACGGCCAGCAGCAGTTCCGTTTCGGCAACCGGAATACCGAGACCGTTTTGAATGTCCGCGACGGGGAGACGGTCGTGATCAGCGGCTTGGTCCGGGACGACGAGCGGACGACGACGAACAAGATTCCCGGTTTGGGGGATATCCCGCTGATCGGCCGGCTCTTCTCCAACGTCGAAAAAAACAAGGCGAAGACCGATATCGTCATGACGATCACCCCCCGGATCATCCGGACCTTCGAGACCCCGGAGAAGCCGCTGCAGTCGTTCTGGTCGGGGACCGAAGAGACCTATTCGACGCGGCCGCTCTTCTCCGAGTTTCCGACCGTCGGTGAGGTCAGGAGCGAACCGGAAGGGGTCCCTTCTGCCCCTGTTCCCTCGGCCCCGCTCCCTCCCTCGGGCCAATCGCGGACGGCGCCGATCCAACCCCAGTCGGAGACCCGATTGGTTCCGATCCTCTCCGTCCTTCCGAGGGAATCGACGACGACTGTAAACGGGCCGGTGAATATCGAAGTCCGTGTCGATAACGCCAAGGACCTCTCCTCGGCGACGATGTCGATCGCGTTTGATCCGACCGTCCTCACCCTCAAGGAGGTGGTCGAGGGAGACTTTATGAAAAAAGACGGGAAGAATGTGTCGTTGGTCTCATCGACGCCGCCGAACGGAGGCGCCGTGGATGTCCAGATCAACCGGGTCACCGACGAAAAGGGGATCAGCGGCTCGGGGACCCTCTTCACCCTCGTTTTTGAGGGGCAGCGGGCCGGCGCTTCGAGCCGGGTCGATTTCCGCAATGTGCGCCTGCTGAATCCCTCGCGCGGCCCGATCAATGCCGATATTTTCCCCGGACTCATTAATGTTCGATGA
- a CDS encoding type II secretion system GspH family protein, which yields MKFFFRKLEDQSGLTLLELIVTAVVILILASAAMPLSKMGERRAKEMELRQALRDLRSAIDRFKDDWDSKRISHSESDIANEETGYPRSLGVLVEGVPVPDPNDKKIRKYLRRIPIDPFTRSTEWGTRCYEDEPDSTISCDRDVYDVYSRSDQVGLDGTKVQTW from the coding sequence ATGAAGTTTTTTTTCAGAAAACTAGAAGACCAGTCGGGACTGACGCTCCTTGAATTAATCGTGACGGCGGTCGTTATTCTGATCCTCGCCTCGGCGGCGATGCCGCTTTCCAAGATGGGAGAGCGGCGGGCGAAAGAGATGGAATTGCGGCAGGCGTTGCGGGATCTCCGATCGGCGATCGATCGATTTAAGGATGATTGGGATTCGAAGCGGATTTCCCATTCCGAATCGGATATCGCAAACGAAGAGACAGGTTATCCGAGAAGCCTGGGGGTTTTGGTCGAGGGGGTTCCGGTGCCCGATCCGAACGATAAAAAGATCCGGAAATATCTTCGGCGGATCCCCATCGATCCCTTCACCCGTTCGACCGAGTGGGGAACCCGCTGTTATGAAGACGAGCCCGATTCAACGATCTCATGCGACAGGGACGTCTACGATGTCTACAGCCGCAGCGACCAGGTCGGGCTCGATGGAACCAAAGTGCAAACCTGGTAG
- a CDS encoding patatin-like phospholipase family protein — protein sequence MQKYFKVGLALGGGGARGLAHLGVLKVLESEGIELHLIAGTSFGAIAGAMYAQHPNADQVRQRACDYLSSESFRRTKLFFIKKHYEEEKRASFITNLKSYLQKGIFWGISLRRSSFISEQDYVAHISRLFDDKGIEETVIPFLAVAADLAHGSEVVLSEGPIRRAIAASCAIPGVFPPITIGDAKLIDGGWVNQVPVDPLIQRGADFVIAIDASENTGMLRDFTSGLDIVLRASEITRRALSSSQLAKADLVIRPDVGQLHWSDFWRSDEAIRKGEEAAREKIEELKRLLWKKKMKKLLMIKV from the coding sequence ATGCAGAAGTATTTTAAAGTTGGCCTGGCGCTCGGCGGGGGAGGGGCGCGCGGGCTGGCTCATTTGGGTGTGCTGAAAGTCCTGGAGTCGGAGGGGATCGAGCTCCATCTGATTGCCGGGACCAGCTTCGGCGCCATCGCCGGCGCCATGTACGCGCAACACCCGAACGCCGATCAGGTCCGCCAGCGGGCCTGCGACTACTTAAGCAGCGAATCGTTCCGCCGGACCAAGCTCTTCTTTATCAAAAAGCACTACGAAGAGGAAAAGCGCGCAAGCTTCATCACGAACCTCAAATCGTATCTCCAGAAGGGAATCTTCTGGGGCATCTCCCTCCGGCGCTCCTCGTTCATTTCCGAGCAAGACTACGTCGCGCACATCAGCCGGCTCTTTGACGACAAGGGGATTGAAGAGACGGTGATTCCCTTTCTGGCCGTTGCGGCCGATCTGGCCCACGGAAGCGAGGTGGTTCTTTCGGAGGGTCCGATCCGCAGGGCGATCGCGGCCAGCTGCGCCATTCCCGGCGTTTTCCCGCCGATTACGATCGGGGATGCGAAGCTGATCGACGGTGGCTGGGTGAACCAGGTCCCGGTCGACCCGCTCATTCAACGGGGGGCCGACTTTGTCATCGCCATCGACGCTTCGGAGAACACCGGAATGCTCCGGGATTTCACCAGCGGGCTCGATATCGTCCTGCGCGCCAGCGAGATCACCCGCCGGGCCTTATCCAGCTCCCAATTGGCGAAAGCCGATTTGGTCATTCGGCCGGACGTCGGCCAGCTTCACTGGTCCGACTTCTGGCGTTCCGACGAGGCGATCCGGAAAGGGGAAGAGGCCGCGCGGGAAAAGATCGAAGAGCTCAAGCGGCTTCTCTGGAAAAAGAAGATGAAGAAATTATTGATGATCAAGGTCTGA